One Aquisediminimonas profunda genomic region harbors:
- a CDS encoding Y-family DNA polymerase — MFSGNRRYLALFFPLLSADRWQREAPSSDTVQRVFVEKRRGAMRLVALDAHALSLGLVPGMTLADARARVPDLATHDHSPAADAALLERVADDCDRYTPMVALDLPDGLILDITGCAHIWGGEAALVADLSARMGRAGLSVRHALAETPDRARALARHGEAPTILALDLDEDQTIALRRAGLATIADLAARPRSPLAARFGMDMVARLARVLGEEDIRITPRRVPPALFVMRRFAEPIAATDYVLATLEALADEARDALRERGEGGRRFAASLFRSDGDVRQLFVETGQPTHDPALLMRLFRERIEALADPLDPGFGYDAVRLDIAVTEPLGPVQTGLATPVAGDAEVAGLVDRLSTRLGRNRVQRLGSRDTHIPEQACFTFPANDPPDPMPWPKVTAGEPPLRPLHLFDPPQPILAIAEVPDGPPRRFQWRRRTHVVVRYEGPERIASEWWRRREGHEAGKGGMTRDYFRVEDERGRRFWLFRHGLYGSEARSPDWYLHGLFA, encoded by the coding sequence ATGTTTTCCGGGAACCGGCGCTATCTCGCGCTGTTCTTCCCCCTGCTCAGCGCCGACCGCTGGCAGCGTGAGGCGCCGAGCAGCGATACCGTTCAGCGGGTTTTTGTCGAAAAGCGTCGCGGGGCGATGCGGCTGGTGGCGCTTGATGCACACGCGCTTTCACTAGGCCTTGTGCCCGGTATGACGCTTGCCGATGCGCGGGCACGTGTTCCGGATCTCGCGACGCATGATCATAGTCCGGCCGCAGATGCAGCGCTGCTGGAGCGCGTGGCCGACGATTGCGATCGCTATACCCCGATGGTGGCACTCGATCTGCCGGACGGCCTGATCCTCGATATAACGGGGTGTGCACATATCTGGGGCGGTGAAGCTGCACTGGTTGCCGATCTCTCCGCCCGGATGGGCCGTGCTGGGCTCAGTGTGCGGCATGCGCTGGCTGAAACGCCGGACAGGGCGCGGGCGCTGGCGCGGCATGGAGAGGCGCCAACCATCCTTGCGCTCGACCTGGATGAGGACCAGACAATAGCGCTTCGCCGTGCAGGACTTGCGACGATTGCCGATCTCGCTGCGCGCCCGCGCAGTCCGCTTGCTGCGCGGTTCGGCATGGACATGGTTGCAAGGCTGGCGCGCGTGCTGGGGGAAGAGGATATCCGCATCACGCCGCGCCGGGTGCCGCCTGCGCTCTTCGTCATGCGCCGCTTTGCCGAACCGATCGCCGCAACCGACTATGTGCTGGCAACACTCGAGGCGCTGGCGGATGAGGCCCGGGATGCCTTGCGCGAACGTGGAGAAGGTGGGCGGCGTTTTGCTGCCAGCCTGTTTCGCAGCGATGGCGATGTCAGGCAGCTTTTTGTCGAAACCGGCCAGCCCACACATGATCCGGCCCTGCTCATGCGGTTGTTTCGCGAGCGGATCGAAGCACTTGCCGATCCACTCGATCCCGGCTTTGGCTATGATGCGGTCCGGCTCGATATTGCCGTCACCGAACCGCTGGGTCCGGTGCAAACCGGTCTTGCAACGCCGGTCGCCGGGGACGCTGAAGTGGCAGGGCTCGTCGATCGTCTCTCGACCCGGCTTGGCAGGAATCGGGTGCAGCGCCTTGGCAGCCGGGACACACATATTCCCGAACAGGCCTGTTTCACCTTTCCGGCAAACGACCCCCCGGATCCGATGCCCTGGCCGAAAGTGACAGCGGGAGAACCGCCGCTGCGGCCGCTTCATCTCTTCGACCCGCCCCAGCCGATCCTCGCGATTGCCGAAGTGCCAGACGGGCCGCCGCGCCGTTTCCAGTGGCGGCGCAGGACGCATGTCGTCGTCCGTTACGAAGGGCCCGAACGGATCGCGTCCGAATGGTGGCGCCGTCGCGAGGGGCATGAAGCCGGAAAGGGAGGGATGACCCGGGACTATTTTCGTGTCGAGGATGAACGCGGTCGCCGTTTCTGGCTTTTCCGGCACGGCCTTTATGGCAGCGAGGCCCGGTCACCCGACTGGTATCTGCACGGGCTTTTCGCGTGA